The Megachile rotundata isolate GNS110a chromosome 3, iyMegRotu1, whole genome shotgun sequence genome includes a window with the following:
- the Y-h gene encoding yellow-h isoform X2, with product MGNVMPWLVSMCLLGMQEFVVQPGSNALPRQLETTPPKSGSPNFRSSLRNYKALIAGHDELPGHITCISPKPEENLSDKFPTTPEYSNHLYGSTPDSSEYFLSNFDRSRSRSRPASRNLNTFKSDPRLTNQLESHGLNYDPGRGQVEEDYVGPAMQLVYAWSTIDYVYDSVEARDSAIFDGDFIAENNLPLGLEVSKDKVFITLPKWKEGIPVTLATVPKNSKTKSPKLRPYPDWGWHQKGNCDGLTSVFRIQVDECDRLWVLDTGKTNVAEGGKQICPPAIFIFDLTTDTLIRKYVLPEEQVKEDSLYTNIVVDIRNEDCGSAVAYASDVFRYGLLVYKFFEDSSFSFQHHYFYPDPLAAKYELHGTKFQWTDGIFGIALSPVDIHDDRTLFFHPLSSFREFAVSTSILRDKRTVQENSDYFVPIGRPRAKDYGHSSGSVIDRNGVMFFNMVTRDSVWCWDTRKEYIPQNLGVIGTSNLSLVFPNDIKVDHEYDQNIWLLSNRLAMYLYGSVDSSKINYRVFKANAKEAVKDTVCDPNHLVVASEHGYDETC from the exons ATGGGGAACGTTATGCCATGGTTGGTGTCGATGTGTCTTCTAGGCATGCAGGAGTTTGTCGTTCAGCCTGGAAGTAACGCGTTGCCGCGGCAACTCGAGACGACGCCTCCGAAAAGCGGTTCTCCTAACTTTCGATCG TCTCTAAGGAATTACAAGGCACTGATAGCGGGTCACGACGAGTTGCCTGGTCACATAACGTGCATCTCGCCTAAACCGGAAGAAAACTTATCGGATAAATTCCCCACTACCCCCGAGTACAGTAATCATCTGTACGGTTCGACACCAGATTCGAGCGAGTACTTTCTAAGCAACTTCGACAGAAGTAGATCTCGTTCGAGACCGGCCAGTAGGAATTTGAACACGTTTAAGAGCGATCCTCGATTGACGAATCAGCTCGAAAGCCACGGGCTCAATTACGATCCTGGACGAGGACAGGTCGAAGAGGATTACGTTGGCCCTGCCATGCAACTG gtCTACGCTTGGTCCACGATCGATTACGTATACGATAGCGTGGAGGCTAGGGATTCGGCCATCTTCGACGGAGATTTCATCGCGGAGAATAACCTCCCTCTTGGTCTCGAAGTTTCGAAGGACAAGGTTTTTATCACTCTACCGAAATGGAAAGAAGGAATCCCGGTTACGTTGGCCACTGTTCCGAAAAACTCCAAGACTAAGAGTCCAAAGTTGAGACCGTATCCGGATTGGGGCTGGCATCAAAAAG GTAACTGCGACGGTCTGACCTCGGTGTTCAGGATCCAGGTGGACGAATGCGATCGTCTGTGGGTTCTCGACACCGGCAAAACGAACGTAGCGGAGGGTGGAAAGCAAATCTGTCCTCCGGCAATCTTTATTTTCGATTTAACCACGGACACGCTGATTAGAAAGTACGTTCTACCGGAAGAGCAAGTGAAAGAAGATTCCTTGTACACGAATATCGTCGTTGACATTAGAAACGAGGACTGTGGTTCGGCGGTGGCGTACGCTTCCGACGTATTCAGATACGGATTGCTCGTCTACAAGTTCTTCGAGGACTCATCGTTCAGTTTCCAACACCATTACTTCTATCCGGATCCATTGGCTGCCAAGTACGAGCTCCACGGCACGAAATTCCAATGGACGGACGGGATTTTCGGGATCGCTTTGAGTCCGGTCGACATCCACGACGACAGAACCTTATTTTTCCATCCTTTGTCCAGCTTTCGAGAATTCGCGGTGTCCACGTCGATTCTCCGAGACAAGAGAACCGTCCAAGAGAATTCGGACTATTTCGTGCCCATCGGCAGACCCAGAGCCAAGGATTACGGGCATTCCTCGGGTTCCGTGATAGACAGAAACGGCGTGATGTTCTTCAACATGGTCACCAGAGATTCTGTTTGGTGCTGGGACACCAGGAAGGAGTATATACCTCAGAATCTTGGGGTCATAGGAACCAGCAATCTTTCCTTGGTCTTTCCGAACGATATCAAGGTGGATCACGAGTACGATCAGAATATATGGTTACTCTCGAACAGACTAGCCATGTATCTTTACGGAAGCGTCGATAGTAGCAAGATCAACTACAGAGTGTTCAAGGCTAACGCTAAAGAAGCTGTCAAGGACACCGTATGCGACCCTAATCACCTGGTGGTTGCTTCCGAACACGGTTACGACGAGACATGCTGA
- the Y-h gene encoding yellow-h isoform X1 yields MKKIEQLSKRSVMRKRKDIRSKSGSLVLPEYCWVSSSLSDHPNRYAYVSPSHSFAYAWDDSNSRYQHECIDWKASKKYTFSGSGMGNVMPWLVSMCLLGMQEFVVQPGSNALPRQLETTPPKSGSPNFRSSLRNYKALIAGHDELPGHITCISPKPEENLSDKFPTTPEYSNHLYGSTPDSSEYFLSNFDRSRSRSRPASRNLNTFKSDPRLTNQLESHGLNYDPGRGQVEEDYVGPAMQLVYAWSTIDYVYDSVEARDSAIFDGDFIAENNLPLGLEVSKDKVFITLPKWKEGIPVTLATVPKNSKTKSPKLRPYPDWGWHQKGNCDGLTSVFRIQVDECDRLWVLDTGKTNVAEGGKQICPPAIFIFDLTTDTLIRKYVLPEEQVKEDSLYTNIVVDIRNEDCGSAVAYASDVFRYGLLVYKFFEDSSFSFQHHYFYPDPLAAKYELHGTKFQWTDGIFGIALSPVDIHDDRTLFFHPLSSFREFAVSTSILRDKRTVQENSDYFVPIGRPRAKDYGHSSGSVIDRNGVMFFNMVTRDSVWCWDTRKEYIPQNLGVIGTSNLSLVFPNDIKVDHEYDQNIWLLSNRLAMYLYGSVDSSKINYRVFKANAKEAVKDTVCDPNHLVVASEHGYDETC; encoded by the exons ATGAAAAAAATCGAGCAATTGTCCAA GCGTTCAGTGATGCGAAAAAGGAAAGATATCCGATCGAAGTCGGGATCGCTCGTCCTGCCAGAGTATTGTTGGGTATCGTCGAGTCTCTCCGACCATCCGAACAGATACGCTTACGTATCACCGAGTCATTCGTTCGCGTACGCATGGGACGATTCTAATTCCAGATACCAACATGAGTGCATCGATTGGAAAGCATCCAAGAAATATACTTTTTCTGGAAGCG GTATGGGGAACGTTATGCCATGGTTGGTGTCGATGTGTCTTCTAGGCATGCAGGAGTTTGTCGTTCAGCCTGGAAGTAACGCGTTGCCGCGGCAACTCGAGACGACGCCTCCGAAAAGCGGTTCTCCTAACTTTCGATCG TCTCTAAGGAATTACAAGGCACTGATAGCGGGTCACGACGAGTTGCCTGGTCACATAACGTGCATCTCGCCTAAACCGGAAGAAAACTTATCGGATAAATTCCCCACTACCCCCGAGTACAGTAATCATCTGTACGGTTCGACACCAGATTCGAGCGAGTACTTTCTAAGCAACTTCGACAGAAGTAGATCTCGTTCGAGACCGGCCAGTAGGAATTTGAACACGTTTAAGAGCGATCCTCGATTGACGAATCAGCTCGAAAGCCACGGGCTCAATTACGATCCTGGACGAGGACAGGTCGAAGAGGATTACGTTGGCCCTGCCATGCAACTG gtCTACGCTTGGTCCACGATCGATTACGTATACGATAGCGTGGAGGCTAGGGATTCGGCCATCTTCGACGGAGATTTCATCGCGGAGAATAACCTCCCTCTTGGTCTCGAAGTTTCGAAGGACAAGGTTTTTATCACTCTACCGAAATGGAAAGAAGGAATCCCGGTTACGTTGGCCACTGTTCCGAAAAACTCCAAGACTAAGAGTCCAAAGTTGAGACCGTATCCGGATTGGGGCTGGCATCAAAAAG GTAACTGCGACGGTCTGACCTCGGTGTTCAGGATCCAGGTGGACGAATGCGATCGTCTGTGGGTTCTCGACACCGGCAAAACGAACGTAGCGGAGGGTGGAAAGCAAATCTGTCCTCCGGCAATCTTTATTTTCGATTTAACCACGGACACGCTGATTAGAAAGTACGTTCTACCGGAAGAGCAAGTGAAAGAAGATTCCTTGTACACGAATATCGTCGTTGACATTAGAAACGAGGACTGTGGTTCGGCGGTGGCGTACGCTTCCGACGTATTCAGATACGGATTGCTCGTCTACAAGTTCTTCGAGGACTCATCGTTCAGTTTCCAACACCATTACTTCTATCCGGATCCATTGGCTGCCAAGTACGAGCTCCACGGCACGAAATTCCAATGGACGGACGGGATTTTCGGGATCGCTTTGAGTCCGGTCGACATCCACGACGACAGAACCTTATTTTTCCATCCTTTGTCCAGCTTTCGAGAATTCGCGGTGTCCACGTCGATTCTCCGAGACAAGAGAACCGTCCAAGAGAATTCGGACTATTTCGTGCCCATCGGCAGACCCAGAGCCAAGGATTACGGGCATTCCTCGGGTTCCGTGATAGACAGAAACGGCGTGATGTTCTTCAACATGGTCACCAGAGATTCTGTTTGGTGCTGGGACACCAGGAAGGAGTATATACCTCAGAATCTTGGGGTCATAGGAACCAGCAATCTTTCCTTGGTCTTTCCGAACGATATCAAGGTGGATCACGAGTACGATCAGAATATATGGTTACTCTCGAACAGACTAGCCATGTATCTTTACGGAAGCGTCGATAGTAGCAAGATCAACTACAGAGTGTTCAAGGCTAACGCTAAAGAAGCTGTCAAGGACACCGTATGCGACCCTAATCACCTGGTGGTTGCTTCCGAACACGGTTACGACGAGACATGCTGA